One genomic region from Drosophila subpulchrella strain 33 F10 #4 breed RU33 chromosome 2R, RU_Dsub_v1.1 Primary Assembly, whole genome shotgun sequence encodes:
- the LOC119551935 gene encoding latrophilin Cirl isoform X3 encodes MLPTILSISYVHISLDAKFSKYQTAYACEGKKLTIECDPGDVINLIRANYGRFSITICNDHGNVEWSVNCMFPKSLSVLNSRCAHKQSCGVLAATSMFGDPCPGTHKYLEAHYQCISAAQTSTTTNRPSPPPWVLSNGPPIFGNGSGLIHPPGVGGGPPPPPRLPTLPGVVGISGNPGLFNVPQHTAVTHSTPSSSTAAVGGGRLKGVATSTTTTKHPAGRHDGLPPPPQLHHHHNHHGEEAATPTKPSSKLPAAGNATAPSNTRILTGVGGSGSDDGTLLTTKSSPNRPPGTAASGSAVSGNNSVVRTINNINLNAAGMSGGDDESKLFCGPTHARNLFWNMTRVGDVNVQPCPGGAAGIAKWRCVLMKRMPDSGYDEYDDDPSSTTPAPSGGDCLHNSSSCEPPVSMAHKVNQRLRNFEPTWHPMTPDLTQCRSLWLNNLEMRVNQRDSSLISIANDMSEVTSSKTLYGGDMLVTTKIIQTVSEKMLHDKETFPDQRQREAMIMELLHCVVKTGSNLLDESQLSSWLDLNPEDQMRVATSLLTGLEYNAFLLADTIIRERSVVQKVKNILLSVRVLETKTIQSSVVFPDSDQWPLSSDRIELPRAALIDNSEGGLVRIVFAAFDRLESILKPSYDHFDLKSSRSYVRNTAILSNDSDANAGEIQQRLRILNSKVISASLGKGRHIQLSQPITLTLKHLKTENVTNPTCVFWNYIDHAWSANGCSLESTNRTHSVCKCNHLTNFAILMDVVDEHQHSLFTMFDGNMRIFIYISIAICVVFIVIALLTLKLFNGVFVKSARTSIYTSIYLCLLAIELLFLLGIEQTETSIFCGFITIFLHCAILSGTAWFCYEAFHSYSTLTSDELLLEVDQTPKVNCYYLLSYGLSLSVVAISLVIDPSTYTQNDYCVLMEANALFYATFVVPVLIFFVAAIGYTFLSWIIMCRKSRTGLKTKEHTRLASVRFDIRCSFVFLLLLSAVWCSAYFYLRGAKMDEDTADVYGYSFICFNTLLGLYIFVFHCIQNEKIRREYRKYVRQHAWLPKCLRCSKTSISSGIVAGNGPTAGTLCSVSTSKKPKLPLGVSEEAHDDPQQPQQAGVPVTEDAIMGASSDCELNEAQQRRTLKSGLMTGTLQAPPQTLGGHVVLERGSTLRSTGHASPTSSAGSTHLIFAHKQQQQQQQQGPLGESYYHQPDYYSWKQPPTGAGGLKAQREYYNNAGAAASSPQQAHEVFYWTQKPNSGQHGKKKRGAGGVPASPSGSLHSRTAAASQVLFYPSYKKTKPGQATGYPQYAEALDPPQATGNAAAYYQQQQQLRRQQQHHQQQQQQQQLSSDEEQAEQHAHLLHLQRRAGGQQQLPAPPPHMAQYQQEFMQRQYRNKHSNCDLGMGDAYYNQGSVGGADGPVYEEILSNRNSDAQHYEVGDFDVDEVYNNSVGTGVFNSMRAAVAAGGSRYGGGSLSGGSVSSRSQQQQLQKQQQQQQSLAQQRSARRCTADDDDDDEDEEEDEEATAAEQLHDSVCDEDEEDESDLEDDAHGLPPQSDERMRRLMAMQDEDFKRRFQRQLRKHGAPLDYGALPPGTAPGAGPHPEHNGAVFGVSGGVGEGSIRGAFRQQQQQILTAKSPAGRLAVNELFGNHGIAGPPLPPANQTPAQKRQQLQKLSPQSTTSSSSHTSHSNPNPHPHQLTQPHPHQHPPHHQQRHLSAMLDENNTVRCYLEPLAK; translated from the exons ATGCTACCAACCATATTGTCTATATCCTATGTGCATATATCACTAGATGCTAAGT TTTCCAAGTACCAAACCGCCTACGCCTGCGAAGGTAAGAAACTGACCATCGAGTGCGATCCCGGAGATGTGATCAACCTGATACGGGCCAACTACGGCCGCTTCTCCATCACCATCTGCAATGACCATGGAAATGTCGAGTGGAGTGTCAACTGCATGTTTCCAAAGTCACTCAGCGTACTCAACTCAAG ATGTGCCCACAAGCAGAGCTGCGGCGTGCTGGCAGCCACGAGCATGTTCGGGGATCCCTGTCCCGGAACCCACAAATATCTGGAGGCGCATTACCAGTGCATAAGTGCTGCACAAACCTCGACAACGACCAACAGGCCGAGTCCGCCGCCGTGGGTCCTCAGCAATGGTCCGCCGATCTTTGGCAACGGCAGTGGCCTGATCCATCCGCCTGGAGTCGGAGGAGGTCCGCCGCCACCACCGCGACTTCCCACGCTTCCCGGAGTGGTGGGAATCAGCGGGAATCCTGGACTGTTCAACGTGCCGCAACACACGGCCGTTACCCACTCCACGCCTTCGAGCAGCACTGCAGCTGTGGGCGGCGGGCGTCTGAAGGGCGTGGCCACCTCCACGACGACCACCAAGCACCCAGCTGGTCGCCACGATGGACTGCCACCGCCTCCGCAACTACACCACCATCACAACCACCACGGCGAAGAGGCCGCCACACCCACCAAGCCGAGCAGCAAGCTTCCAGCTGCCGGCAATGCCACTGCTCCCTCCAACACCCGCATCCTTACAGGAGTGGGAGGATCCGGATCTGATGATGGAACGCTCTTGACCACAAAGAGCTCCCCCAACCGACCGCCGGGCACTGCGGCCAGTGGATCCGCCGTCTCTGGGAATAACAGCGTGGTCCGaaccatcaacaacatcaatTTGAATGCGGCTGGAATGTCAGGAGGCGATGATGAGTCCAAGCTGTTCTGCGGACCCACCCATGCCCGAAATCTTTTCTGGAATATGACCCGTGTGGGCGATGTGAATGTCCAGCCCTGTCCCGGCGGGGCAGCCGGTATAGCCAAGTGGCGTTGTGTGCTGATGAAGCGGATGCCGGACTCTGGTTACGATGAGTACGATGATGATCCGAGCTCTACAACTCCAGCGCCCAGTGGAGGAGACTGTTtgcacaacagcagcagctgcgAGCCGCCAGTGAGCATGGCACACAAGGTAAACCAGCGCCTGCGCAACTTCGAGCCCACCTGGCATCCCATGACTCCGGATCTGACGCAGTGCCGCAGCCTCTGGCTGAACAATTTGGAAATGCGGGTCAACCAGCGGGACTCCTCCCTGATATCCATTGCCAACGACATGTCCGAGGTCACCAGTAGCAAGACGCTTTACGGTGGTGATATGTTGGTCACCACGAAGATTATCCAAACGGTGTCCGAGAAGATGCTGCACGACAAGGAGACCTTCCCGGATCAGCGGCAGCGCGAGGCCATGATCATGGAGCTGTTGCATTGCGTGGTCAAAACTGGCTCCAACCTGCTGGACGAGTCCCAGCTGTCCTCGTGGTTGGACCTCAATCCAGAAGACCAAATGCGCGTGGCCACGTCTTTGCTAACTGGTCTAGAGTACAATGCCTTCCTGCTGGCGGATACAATTATCAGGGAGCGCAGTGTGGTCCAGAAGGTCAAAAATATAT TACTTTCTGTGCGAGTCCTGGAAACCAAGACCATCCAGTCCAGCGTTGTCTTTCCGGACTCGGATCAGTGGCCTTTGAGTTCCGATCGCATTGAATTGCCCCGAGCAGCTCTGATCGATAATAGTGAAGGCGGCCTGGTGCGCATCGTATTCGCAGCCTTTGATCGTCTGGAGTCCATCCTCAAGCCCAGCTACGACCACTTCGACCTGAAGAGCTCTCGCAGCTACG TTCGCAATACAGCTATCCTGAGCAACGATAGTGATGCCAATGCGGGGGAGATCCAGCAACGGCTTCGCATCCTAAACAGTAAGGTGATCTCGGCCAGCCTGGGCAAGGGCCGCCACATACAACTCTCCCAGCCCATAACCCTTACCCTAAAGCATCTAAAGACCGAAAATGTGACGAATCCCACCTGCGTGTTCTGGAACTATATTGACCA TGCCTGGTCTGCCAACGGTTGCAGCTTGGAGTCGACGAATCGCACCCACAGCGTCTGCAAATGCAACCACCTGACCAACTTTGCCATACTCATGGACGTGGTGGACGAGCACCAGCACTCGCTGTTCACCATGTTCGACGGCAACATGCGAATTTTCATCTACATCAGCATCGCCATCTGCGTGGTGTTCATTGTGATTGCCCTGCTGACGCTGAAGCTTTTCAACGGGGTCTTTGTGAAG TCCGCCCGCACCTCGATCTATACCAGCATTTACCTTTGCCTGCTGGCCATCGAGCTGCTCTTTCTTCTGGGCATTGAACAGACCGAAACAAGCATTTTCTGCGGCTTCATAACCATTTTCCTACACTGTGCCATTTTATCTGGCACCGCCTGGTTCTGCTACGAAG CCTTCCACTCGTACTCCACCCTCACTTCGGATGAGCTCCTACTGGAGGTGGATCAGACGCCCAAGGTGAACTGCTATTACCTGTTGTCGTACGGATTGTCGTTAAGCGTGGTGGCCATCTCGTTGGTCATCGACCCCAGCACCTATACCCAGAACGATTATTGCGTGCTGATGGAAGCAAATGCCCTGTTTTATGCCACCTTTGTGGTACCTGTGCTCATCTTCTTTGTG GCCGCCATTGGCTATACATTCCTGTCTTGGATCATAATGTGCCGCAAGAGTCGCACTGGTCTGAAGACCAAGGAGCATACTCGCCTGGCTAGCGTGCG CTTCGACATACGGTGCTCCTTTGTATTCCTCTTGCTACTCAGCGCCGTTTGGTGCTCTGCCTACTTCTATTTGCGAGGCGCCAAAATGGACGAGGACACGGCTGATGTTTATGGCTATAGTTTCATCTGCTTCAACACACTACTGGGACTCTATATTTTCGTGTTCCACTGCATCCAGAACGAAAAGATCCGGCGGGAGTATCGCAAGTATGTGAGACAGCATGCCTGGTTGCCAAAATGCCTCCGCTGCTCCAAGACCTCCATTTCCTCGGGCATTGTGGCGGGCAATGGACCTACGGCCGGAACCCTCTGCAGCGTGTCCACCTCAAAGAAGCCCAAGCTGCCACTGGGAGTGAGCGAAGAGGCGCATGATGATCCCCAGCAGCCACAGCAGGCGGGAGTCCCCGTCACCGAAGATGCCATAATGGGAGCCAGCTCTGATTGTGAGCTTAATGAAGCCCAGCAAAGAAGGACTCTGAAGAGTGGACTGATGACAGGAACCCTCCAGGCGCCACCGCAGACACTTGGCGGACACGTGGTTCTCGAAAGAGGAAGCACCCTGCGGTCCACCGGTCATGCCTCACCCACCAGCTCTGCCGGATCCACGCACCTCATCTTCGCCCAcaagcagcaacagcagcagcaacaacaaggaCCTCTGGGCGAGTCGTACTACCATCAACCGGACTACTACAGCTGGAAGCAGCCCCCAACTGGAGCCGGAGGATTGAAGGCCCAGCGGGAGTATTACAACAATGCAGGAGCAGCTGCCTCCTCGCCGCAGCAGGCACACGAGGTATTTTACTGGACTCAGAAGCCGAACAGCGGCCAGCATGGCAAAAAGAAGAGGGGTGCCGGTGGAGTTCCCGCCTCGCCGAGTGGATCACTGCACAGCCGCACGGCCGCCGCCTCCCAGGTGCTCTTCTATCCCTCGTACAAGAAAACCAAGCCGGGCCAGGCAACCGGTTATCCGCAATACGCGGAGGCTTTGGACCCACCACAGGCCACTGGCAACGCGGCTGCCTActaccagcagcagcaacagttgcgtcgccagcagcaacatcaccagcaacaacagcagcagcagcaactctCCTCGGACGAGGAACAGGCCGAGCAACACGCTCACCTGTTGCACCTGCAACGACGAGCTGGTGGCCAGCAGCAGCTCCCCGCTCCACCGCCACACATGGCGCAGTACCAGCAGGAGTTCATGCAGCGCCAGTATAGAAATAAGCATTCCAACTGTGATCTTGGCATGGGCGATGCCTACTACAACCAGGGCAGCGTCGGCGGCGCGGATGGGCCGGTGTACGAGGAGATCCTCAGCAACCGCAACTCGGATGCGCAGCACTACGAGGTGGGTGACTTTGATGTGGACGAGGTGTACAACAATAGCGTTGGCACCGGCGTCTTCAACAGCATGCGAGCCGCAGTGGCCGCCGGCGGGAGTCGCTATGGCGGCGGAAGCCTCAGTGGCGGCAGTGTCTCGTCCAGgagccaacagcagcagctccagaagcagcagcagcaacaacagtcGCTGGCCCAACAGAGATCGGCTCGGCGCTGCACGGCAGAtgatgacgacgacgacgaggacgaggaggaggatgaggaggCAACGGCCGCGGAGCAATTGCACGACAGCGTCTGTgatgaggatgaggaggaCGAGAGCGACTTGGAGGACGATGCTCATGGACTGCCACCCCAGAGCGATGAGCGCATGCGACGCCTGATGGCTATGCAGGACGAGGACTTTAAGCGGCGGTTTCA acgTCAGCTACGCAAGCATGGAGCGCCCCTTGACTACGGGGCCTTGCCGCCGGGAACGGCGCCAGGAGCAGGTCCGCACCCCGAGCACAACGGTGCGGTTTTTGGGGTTAGCGGCGGCGTTGGTGAGGGCTCCATCCGTGGCGCATtccggcagcagcagcagcaaataCTGACTGCCAAGTCGCCAGCCGGTCGACTGGCAGTGAATGAGTTGTTCGGCAACCATGGCATCGCCGGACCACCGCTGCCGCCGGCCAATCAGACGCCCGCGCAGAAGCGTCAGCAGCTACAGAAACTGTCACCACAGTCCACCACATCATCGTCGTCGCATACATCACACAGCAACCCCAATCCGCATCCCCACCAGCTTACCCAACCCCATCCGCATCAGCATCCCCCGCACCATCAGCAGCGCCACCTGTCGGCCATGCTCGATGAGAACAACACGGTGCGGTGTTATCTGGAACCACTGGCTAAGTGA
- the LOC119551935 gene encoding latrophilin Cirl isoform X1, producing MFPKSLSVLNSRCAHKQSCGVLAATSMFGDPCPGTHKYLEAHYQCISAAQTSTTTNRPSPPPWVLSNGPPIFGNGSGLIHPPGVGGGPPPPPRLPTLPGVVGISGNPGLFNVPQHTAVTHSTPSSSTAAVGGGRLKGVATSTTTTKHPAGRHDGLPPPPQLHHHHNHHGEEAATPTKPSSKLPAAGNATAPSNTRILTGVGGSGSDDGTLLTTKSSPNRPPGTAASGSAVSGNNSVVRTINNINLNAAGMSGGDDESKLFCGPTHARNLFWNMTRVGDVNVQPCPGGAAGIAKWRCVLMKRMPDSGYDEYDDDPSSTTPAPSGGDCLHNSSSCEPPVSMAHKVNQRLRNFEPTWHPMTPDLTQCRSLWLNNLEMRVNQRDSSLISIANDMSEVTSSKTLYGGDMLVTTKIIQTVSEKMLHDKETFPDQRQREAMIMELLHCVVKTGSNLLDESQLSSWLDLNPEDQMRVATSLLTGLEYNAFLLADTIIRERSVVQKVKNILLSVRVLETKTIQSSVVFPDSDQWPLSSDRIELPRAALIDNSEGGLVRIVFAAFDRLESILKPSYDHFDLKSSRSYVRNTAILSNDSDANAGEIQQRLRILNSKVISASLGKGRHIQLSQPITLTLKHLKTENVTNPTCVFWNYIDHAWSANGCSLESTNRTHSVCKCNHLTNFAILMDVVDEHQHSLFTMFDGNMRIFIYISIAICVVFIVIALLTLKLFNGVFVKSARTSIYTSIYLCLLAIELLFLLGIEQTETSIFCGFITIFLHCAILSGTAWFCYEAFHSYSTLTSDELLLEVDQTPKVNCYYLLSYGLSLSVVAISLVIDPSTYTQNDYCVLMEANALFYATFVVPVLIFFVAAIGYTFLSWIIMCRKSRTGLKTKEHTRLASVRFDIRCSFVFLLLLSAVWCSAYFYLRGAKMDEDTADVYGYSFICFNTLLGLYIFVFHCIQNEKIRREYRKYVRQHAWLPKCLRCSKTSISSGIVAGNGPTAGTLCSVSTSKKPKLPLGVSEEAHDDPQQPQQAGVPVTEDAIMGASSDCELNEAQQRRTLKSGLMTGTLQAPPQTLGGHVVLERGSTLRSTGHASPTSSAGSTHLIFAHKQQQQQQQQGPLGESYYHQPDYYSWKQPPTGAGGLKAQREYYNNAGAAASSPQQAHEVFYWTQKPNSGQHGKKKRGAGGVPASPSGSLHSRTAAASQVLFYPSYKKTKPGQATGYPQYAEALDPPQATGNAAAYYQQQQQLRRQQQHHQQQQQQQQLSSDEEQAEQHAHLLHLQRRAGGQQQLPAPPPHMAQYQQEFMQRQYRNKHSNCDLGMGDAYYNQGSVGGADGPVYEEILSNRNSDAQHYEVGDFDVDEVYNNSVGTGVFNSMRAAVAAGGSRYGGGSLSGGSVSSRSQQQQLQKQQQQQQSLAQQRSARRCTADDDDDDEDEEEDEEATAAEQLHDSVCDEDEEDESDLEDDAHGLPPQSDERMRRLMAMQDEDFKRRFQRQLRKHGAPLDYGALPPGTAPGAGPHPEHNGAVFGVSGGVGEGSIRGAFRQQQQQILTAKSPAGRLAVNELFGNHGIAGPPLPPANQTPAQKRQQLQKLSPQSTTSSSSHTSHSNPNPHPHQLTQPHPHQHPPHHQQRHLSAMLDENNTVRCYLEPLAK from the exons ATGTTTCCAAAGTCACTCAGCGTACTCAACTCAAG ATGTGCCCACAAGCAGAGCTGCGGCGTGCTGGCAGCCACGAGCATGTTCGGGGATCCCTGTCCCGGAACCCACAAATATCTGGAGGCGCATTACCAGTGCATAAGTGCTGCACAAACCTCGACAACGACCAACAGGCCGAGTCCGCCGCCGTGGGTCCTCAGCAATGGTCCGCCGATCTTTGGCAACGGCAGTGGCCTGATCCATCCGCCTGGAGTCGGAGGAGGTCCGCCGCCACCACCGCGACTTCCCACGCTTCCCGGAGTGGTGGGAATCAGCGGGAATCCTGGACTGTTCAACGTGCCGCAACACACGGCCGTTACCCACTCCACGCCTTCGAGCAGCACTGCAGCTGTGGGCGGCGGGCGTCTGAAGGGCGTGGCCACCTCCACGACGACCACCAAGCACCCAGCTGGTCGCCACGATGGACTGCCACCGCCTCCGCAACTACACCACCATCACAACCACCACGGCGAAGAGGCCGCCACACCCACCAAGCCGAGCAGCAAGCTTCCAGCTGCCGGCAATGCCACTGCTCCCTCCAACACCCGCATCCTTACAGGAGTGGGAGGATCCGGATCTGATGATGGAACGCTCTTGACCACAAAGAGCTCCCCCAACCGACCGCCGGGCACTGCGGCCAGTGGATCCGCCGTCTCTGGGAATAACAGCGTGGTCCGaaccatcaacaacatcaatTTGAATGCGGCTGGAATGTCAGGAGGCGATGATGAGTCCAAGCTGTTCTGCGGACCCACCCATGCCCGAAATCTTTTCTGGAATATGACCCGTGTGGGCGATGTGAATGTCCAGCCCTGTCCCGGCGGGGCAGCCGGTATAGCCAAGTGGCGTTGTGTGCTGATGAAGCGGATGCCGGACTCTGGTTACGATGAGTACGATGATGATCCGAGCTCTACAACTCCAGCGCCCAGTGGAGGAGACTGTTtgcacaacagcagcagctgcgAGCCGCCAGTGAGCATGGCACACAAGGTAAACCAGCGCCTGCGCAACTTCGAGCCCACCTGGCATCCCATGACTCCGGATCTGACGCAGTGCCGCAGCCTCTGGCTGAACAATTTGGAAATGCGGGTCAACCAGCGGGACTCCTCCCTGATATCCATTGCCAACGACATGTCCGAGGTCACCAGTAGCAAGACGCTTTACGGTGGTGATATGTTGGTCACCACGAAGATTATCCAAACGGTGTCCGAGAAGATGCTGCACGACAAGGAGACCTTCCCGGATCAGCGGCAGCGCGAGGCCATGATCATGGAGCTGTTGCATTGCGTGGTCAAAACTGGCTCCAACCTGCTGGACGAGTCCCAGCTGTCCTCGTGGTTGGACCTCAATCCAGAAGACCAAATGCGCGTGGCCACGTCTTTGCTAACTGGTCTAGAGTACAATGCCTTCCTGCTGGCGGATACAATTATCAGGGAGCGCAGTGTGGTCCAGAAGGTCAAAAATATAT TACTTTCTGTGCGAGTCCTGGAAACCAAGACCATCCAGTCCAGCGTTGTCTTTCCGGACTCGGATCAGTGGCCTTTGAGTTCCGATCGCATTGAATTGCCCCGAGCAGCTCTGATCGATAATAGTGAAGGCGGCCTGGTGCGCATCGTATTCGCAGCCTTTGATCGTCTGGAGTCCATCCTCAAGCCCAGCTACGACCACTTCGACCTGAAGAGCTCTCGCAGCTACG TTCGCAATACAGCTATCCTGAGCAACGATAGTGATGCCAATGCGGGGGAGATCCAGCAACGGCTTCGCATCCTAAACAGTAAGGTGATCTCGGCCAGCCTGGGCAAGGGCCGCCACATACAACTCTCCCAGCCCATAACCCTTACCCTAAAGCATCTAAAGACCGAAAATGTGACGAATCCCACCTGCGTGTTCTGGAACTATATTGACCA TGCCTGGTCTGCCAACGGTTGCAGCTTGGAGTCGACGAATCGCACCCACAGCGTCTGCAAATGCAACCACCTGACCAACTTTGCCATACTCATGGACGTGGTGGACGAGCACCAGCACTCGCTGTTCACCATGTTCGACGGCAACATGCGAATTTTCATCTACATCAGCATCGCCATCTGCGTGGTGTTCATTGTGATTGCCCTGCTGACGCTGAAGCTTTTCAACGGGGTCTTTGTGAAG TCCGCCCGCACCTCGATCTATACCAGCATTTACCTTTGCCTGCTGGCCATCGAGCTGCTCTTTCTTCTGGGCATTGAACAGACCGAAACAAGCATTTTCTGCGGCTTCATAACCATTTTCCTACACTGTGCCATTTTATCTGGCACCGCCTGGTTCTGCTACGAAG CCTTCCACTCGTACTCCACCCTCACTTCGGATGAGCTCCTACTGGAGGTGGATCAGACGCCCAAGGTGAACTGCTATTACCTGTTGTCGTACGGATTGTCGTTAAGCGTGGTGGCCATCTCGTTGGTCATCGACCCCAGCACCTATACCCAGAACGATTATTGCGTGCTGATGGAAGCAAATGCCCTGTTTTATGCCACCTTTGTGGTACCTGTGCTCATCTTCTTTGTG GCCGCCATTGGCTATACATTCCTGTCTTGGATCATAATGTGCCGCAAGAGTCGCACTGGTCTGAAGACCAAGGAGCATACTCGCCTGGCTAGCGTGCG CTTCGACATACGGTGCTCCTTTGTATTCCTCTTGCTACTCAGCGCCGTTTGGTGCTCTGCCTACTTCTATTTGCGAGGCGCCAAAATGGACGAGGACACGGCTGATGTTTATGGCTATAGTTTCATCTGCTTCAACACACTACTGGGACTCTATATTTTCGTGTTCCACTGCATCCAGAACGAAAAGATCCGGCGGGAGTATCGCAAGTATGTGAGACAGCATGCCTGGTTGCCAAAATGCCTCCGCTGCTCCAAGACCTCCATTTCCTCGGGCATTGTGGCGGGCAATGGACCTACGGCCGGAACCCTCTGCAGCGTGTCCACCTCAAAGAAGCCCAAGCTGCCACTGGGAGTGAGCGAAGAGGCGCATGATGATCCCCAGCAGCCACAGCAGGCGGGAGTCCCCGTCACCGAAGATGCCATAATGGGAGCCAGCTCTGATTGTGAGCTTAATGAAGCCCAGCAAAGAAGGACTCTGAAGAGTGGACTGATGACAGGAACCCTCCAGGCGCCACCGCAGACACTTGGCGGACACGTGGTTCTCGAAAGAGGAAGCACCCTGCGGTCCACCGGTCATGCCTCACCCACCAGCTCTGCCGGATCCACGCACCTCATCTTCGCCCAcaagcagcaacagcagcagcaacaacaaggaCCTCTGGGCGAGTCGTACTACCATCAACCGGACTACTACAGCTGGAAGCAGCCCCCAACTGGAGCCGGAGGATTGAAGGCCCAGCGGGAGTATTACAACAATGCAGGAGCAGCTGCCTCCTCGCCGCAGCAGGCACACGAGGTATTTTACTGGACTCAGAAGCCGAACAGCGGCCAGCATGGCAAAAAGAAGAGGGGTGCCGGTGGAGTTCCCGCCTCGCCGAGTGGATCACTGCACAGCCGCACGGCCGCCGCCTCCCAGGTGCTCTTCTATCCCTCGTACAAGAAAACCAAGCCGGGCCAGGCAACCGGTTATCCGCAATACGCGGAGGCTTTGGACCCACCACAGGCCACTGGCAACGCGGCTGCCTActaccagcagcagcaacagttgcgtcgccagcagcaacatcaccagcaacaacagcagcagcagcaactctCCTCGGACGAGGAACAGGCCGAGCAACACGCTCACCTGTTGCACCTGCAACGACGAGCTGGTGGCCAGCAGCAGCTCCCCGCTCCACCGCCACACATGGCGCAGTACCAGCAGGAGTTCATGCAGCGCCAGTATAGAAATAAGCATTCCAACTGTGATCTTGGCATGGGCGATGCCTACTACAACCAGGGCAGCGTCGGCGGCGCGGATGGGCCGGTGTACGAGGAGATCCTCAGCAACCGCAACTCGGATGCGCAGCACTACGAGGTGGGTGACTTTGATGTGGACGAGGTGTACAACAATAGCGTTGGCACCGGCGTCTTCAACAGCATGCGAGCCGCAGTGGCCGCCGGCGGGAGTCGCTATGGCGGCGGAAGCCTCAGTGGCGGCAGTGTCTCGTCCAGgagccaacagcagcagctccagaagcagcagcagcaacaacagtcGCTGGCCCAACAGAGATCGGCTCGGCGCTGCACGGCAGAtgatgacgacgacgacgaggacgaggaggaggatgaggaggCAACGGCCGCGGAGCAATTGCACGACAGCGTCTGTgatgaggatgaggaggaCGAGAGCGACTTGGAGGACGATGCTCATGGACTGCCACCCCAGAGCGATGAGCGCATGCGACGCCTGATGGCTATGCAGGACGAGGACTTTAAGCGGCGGTTTCA acgTCAGCTACGCAAGCATGGAGCGCCCCTTGACTACGGGGCCTTGCCGCCGGGAACGGCGCCAGGAGCAGGTCCGCACCCCGAGCACAACGGTGCGGTTTTTGGGGTTAGCGGCGGCGTTGGTGAGGGCTCCATCCGTGGCGCATtccggcagcagcagcagcaaataCTGACTGCCAAGTCGCCAGCCGGTCGACTGGCAGTGAATGAGTTGTTCGGCAACCATGGCATCGCCGGACCACCGCTGCCGCCGGCCAATCAGACGCCCGCGCAGAAGCGTCAGCAGCTACAGAAACTGTCACCACAGTCCACCACATCATCGTCGTCGCATACATCACACAGCAACCCCAATCCGCATCCCCACCAGCTTACCCAACCCCATCCGCATCAGCATCCCCCGCACCATCAGCAGCGCCACCTGTCGGCCATGCTCGATGAGAACAACACGGTGCGGTGTTATCTGGAACCACTGGCTAAGTGA